From Ramlibacter tataouinensis, the proteins below share one genomic window:
- the hrpA gene encoding ATP-dependent RNA helicase HrpA, with product MEAIGGHQVVIVCGETGSGKTTQLPKIALALGRGTANYPEGRGRMIGHTQPRRIAASSVAKRIAQELGTPLGEVVGYKVRFQDRLSRGASIKLMTDGILLAETQTDPLLKAYDTLIIDEAHERSLNIDFLLGYLREILARRPDLKVIVTSATIDADRFARHFASAKGPAPVIQVSGRMYPVEQRWRPFEESREYGLDEAIADAVDELWTGAAASGDILVFLPGEREIREAADHLRKHLSHSPLTRRTEVLPLFARLSQAEQDRVFEDHGERRIVLATNVAETSLTVPGIRYVIDAGTARVKRYSLRSKVEQLMVEPISQAAANQRAGRCGRVANGICIRLYDEKDFAARPRFTDPEILRSSLAGVILRMKGLHLGTVEDFPFIEAPSRRAITDGYQLLNELGAVDDANELTPIGRELSRLPLDPRVARMIIEGRDRGALDEVLVIASALSVQDVRDRPMEMQAQADQQHAKFDDEKSEFAGYLRLWKWLDEARGGHGTDHRLSNRQYEQLLRQNFINVRRVREWRDIHSQLHTVVAEHKWRLNAAPASYEELHKAMLAGLLGNIGCKLEDTEGSASQAPYLGARGIKFHRHPGAHLRKRPGRWIVCAELVETTRLFGRGIANIEPAWIEQVAGHLLKRQLLDPHWEKKAAEVVALERATLYGLVVYSGRRVPFARVDMQGAREIFIREGLVAGQWDTKLPFLAANQKMVRQVEELEHKSRRQDVLVDEELIFAFYDKLIPRDVFSGASFERWWRDASRGNPALLKLSREELMRHEAAGITTEAFPRTIRLGGVDCAATYLHEPGDARDGLTVTVPLFVLNQVSDERAEWLVPGMLKDKLQALLKSLPQKPRSRFVPLPESAARLAAQLAGEAHWAHGSLTQALLAVVRAETSLDVKRADFKLDMLPAHLFINFRVVDEHGRQLGMGRNLGALKAELGAKARGAFQALAGLRAVKEFEPSPSGGGQGGGAAASTQAKRPPLSLPPEGGGADSDRRYTAWTFGELPELMEIRKGGTSLVGFPALVDHKDAVAIEVFDEPEAAAARHRAGLRRLFALQIRDALKYLEKNIPDLQKMAVAYMPLGTLEELREQVIEVALARAFMLDPLPANEADFKRRLEEGRGRLTLIANEVARLAAVILAEYAATVRKIKDTKNQPDATADATQQLQRLVSKRFLADTPWPQLQHFARYLKAITLRLDKLRADPARDSARMAEIKPEEQRYWRLVAERKGAVDERMGEFRWLLEELRVSFFAQELRTPQPVSVKRLQKLWGQLNS from the coding sequence ATGGAGGCGATCGGTGGGCACCAGGTCGTCATCGTGTGCGGCGAGACCGGCTCGGGCAAGACCACGCAGCTGCCCAAGATCGCCCTGGCGCTGGGCCGCGGCACGGCCAACTACCCGGAAGGCCGGGGCCGGATGATCGGCCACACGCAGCCGCGCCGCATCGCCGCCTCCAGCGTCGCCAAGCGCATCGCGCAGGAACTGGGCACCCCGCTGGGCGAGGTGGTGGGCTACAAGGTTCGCTTCCAGGACCGCCTCTCGCGCGGCGCCTCGATCAAGCTGATGACCGACGGCATCCTGCTGGCCGAGACGCAGACCGACCCGCTGCTGAAGGCCTACGACACGCTGATCATCGACGAGGCCCACGAGCGCAGCCTGAACATCGATTTCCTGCTCGGCTACCTGCGGGAGATTCTGGCGCGGCGGCCCGACCTGAAGGTGATCGTCACCTCGGCCACCATCGACGCCGACCGCTTCGCGCGGCACTTCGCCTCGGCCAAGGGGCCGGCGCCGGTGATCCAGGTGTCCGGCCGGATGTACCCGGTGGAGCAGCGCTGGCGGCCTTTCGAGGAGTCGCGCGAATACGGCCTGGACGAGGCCATCGCCGATGCCGTGGACGAACTCTGGACCGGCGCGGCGGCCTCGGGCGACATCCTCGTTTTCCTGCCCGGGGAGCGCGAGATCCGCGAAGCCGCCGACCACCTGCGCAAGCACCTGTCGCACAGCCCGCTCACGCGCAGGACGGAGGTGCTGCCACTGTTCGCCCGGCTGTCCCAGGCCGAGCAGGACCGGGTGTTCGAGGACCATGGCGAGCGGCGCATCGTGCTGGCCACCAACGTCGCAGAAACCTCGCTCACGGTGCCGGGCATCCGCTATGTGATCGACGCCGGCACCGCGCGCGTCAAGCGCTACAGCCTGCGCAGCAAGGTCGAACAACTGATGGTCGAGCCGATCAGCCAGGCGGCGGCCAACCAGCGCGCCGGCCGCTGCGGCCGGGTGGCCAACGGCATCTGCATCCGGCTGTACGACGAGAAGGACTTCGCCGCGCGGCCGCGCTTCACCGATCCGGAAATCCTGCGCTCGTCGCTGGCCGGGGTGATCCTGCGCATGAAGGGGCTGCACCTGGGCACCGTGGAGGACTTTCCCTTCATCGAGGCGCCGTCCCGGCGCGCCATCACCGACGGCTACCAGTTGCTGAATGAACTTGGCGCGGTGGACGACGCAAACGAGCTCACCCCCATCGGTCGGGAGCTCTCCAGGCTGCCGCTGGACCCGCGGGTGGCGCGCATGATCATCGAGGGCCGCGACCGCGGCGCGCTGGATGAAGTGCTGGTGATCGCCTCGGCCCTGTCGGTGCAGGACGTGCGCGACCGGCCGATGGAGATGCAGGCGCAGGCCGACCAGCAACACGCCAAGTTCGACGACGAGAAGAGCGAGTTCGCCGGCTACCTGCGGCTGTGGAAATGGCTGGACGAGGCGCGCGGCGGCCACGGCACCGATCATCGCCTCTCGAACCGCCAGTACGAACAGCTGCTGCGGCAGAACTTCATCAACGTGCGGCGGGTGCGGGAGTGGCGTGACATCCACAGCCAGCTGCATACCGTGGTCGCCGAACACAAGTGGCGCCTGAATGCGGCGCCGGCGAGCTACGAAGAGCTGCACAAGGCCATGCTGGCGGGCCTGCTGGGCAACATCGGCTGCAAGCTGGAGGACACGGAAGGCAGCGCCAGCCAGGCGCCTTACCTCGGGGCCCGCGGCATCAAGTTCCACCGCCATCCCGGCGCGCACCTGAGGAAGCGGCCGGGCCGCTGGATCGTGTGCGCCGAGCTGGTCGAGACCACGCGGCTCTTCGGCCGCGGCATCGCCAACATCGAACCGGCCTGGATCGAGCAGGTGGCCGGGCACCTGCTGAAAAGGCAGCTGCTGGATCCGCACTGGGAGAAGAAGGCCGCCGAGGTGGTCGCCCTGGAGCGCGCGACGCTCTATGGCCTGGTCGTGTACAGCGGCCGGCGGGTGCCGTTCGCGCGCGTCGACATGCAGGGCGCGCGCGAGATCTTCATCCGCGAAGGGCTGGTCGCCGGCCAATGGGACACGAAGCTGCCTTTCCTGGCCGCCAACCAGAAGATGGTGCGCCAGGTGGAGGAACTGGAGCACAAGTCGCGCCGGCAGGACGTGCTGGTGGACGAGGAATTGATCTTCGCCTTCTACGACAAGCTGATCCCGCGCGACGTGTTCAGCGGGGCCAGCTTCGAGCGCTGGTGGCGGGACGCCAGCCGCGGCAATCCGGCGCTGCTCAAGCTCTCGCGCGAGGAGCTGATGCGGCACGAAGCCGCCGGGATCACCACCGAGGCCTTCCCGCGCACCATCCGTCTCGGCGGCGTGGATTGCGCGGCGACCTACCTGCACGAGCCCGGCGACGCGCGCGACGGCCTCACCGTCACGGTGCCGCTGTTCGTGCTGAACCAGGTGAGCGACGAGCGCGCCGAGTGGCTGGTGCCGGGCATGCTCAAGGACAAGCTGCAGGCGCTGCTCAAGAGCCTGCCGCAAAAACCCCGGAGCCGTTTCGTGCCGCTGCCCGAGTCGGCCGCGCGCCTGGCCGCGCAACTCGCGGGCGAGGCGCACTGGGCGCACGGTTCACTGACGCAGGCCTTGCTGGCCGTGGTGCGCGCGGAAACCAGCCTGGACGTCAAGCGGGCCGACTTCAAGCTGGACATGCTGCCGGCGCACCTGTTCATAAATTTCCGCGTGGTCGATGAACACGGCCGCCAACTCGGCATGGGCCGAAACCTGGGCGCGCTCAAGGCGGAACTGGGGGCGAAAGCGCGCGGGGCGTTCCAGGCACTGGCGGGGCTGCGTGCTGTGAAGGAATTTGAACCCTCCCCCTCCGGGGGAGGGCAGGGTGGGGGCGCTGCAGCGTCCACTCAAGCCAAGCGCCCCCCTCTCAGCCTCCCCCCGGAGGGGGGAGGAGCGGACTCCGACCGGCGCTACACCGCCTGGACCTTCGGCGAGCTGCCCGAGCTGATGGAGATCCGCAAGGGCGGCACCAGCCTGGTCGGCTTTCCCGCCCTGGTCGATCACAAGGATGCTGTGGCCATCGAGGTGTTCGACGAGCCCGAGGCGGCGGCAGCCAGGCATCGCGCCGGGCTGCGGCGGTTGTTCGCACTGCAGATCAGGGACGCGCTCAAGTACCTGGAGAAGAACATCCCGGACCTGCAGAAGATGGCCGTGGCCTACATGCCGCTGGGCACGCTGGAGGAGTTGCGCGAGCAGGTGATCGAAGTGGCGCTGGCCCGCGCGTTCATGCTGGACCCCCTGCCGGCGAACGAGGCCGACTTCAAGCGGCGGCTGGAAGAAGGGCGCGGGCGGCTCACGCTCATCGCCAACGAGGTGGCGCGCCTGGCCGCCGTGATCCTTGCGGAGTACGCGGCGACCGTTCGCAAGATCAAGGACACGAAGAACCAGCCGGACGCCACCGCCGATGCCACCCAGCAGTTGCAACGCCTGGTGTCCAAGCGCTTCCTCGCCGACACGCCCTGGCCGCAACTGCAGCACTTTGCCCGCTACCTCAAGGCGATCACGCTGCGGCTGGACAAGCTGCGCGCCGACCCGGCACGCGATAGCGCCCGCATGGCGGAGATCAAACCGGAAGAGCAGCGCTACTGGCGGCTGGTCGCCGAACGCAAGGGCGCGGTGGACGAACGGATGGGGGAATTTCGCTGGCTGCTGGAGGAGCTGCGGGTGAGCTTCTTCGCCCAGGAGTTGCGCACGCCGCAGCCGGTCAGCGTCAAGCGGCTGCAGAAGCTGTGGGGCCAGCTCAATAGCTGA
- the lptG gene encoding LPS export ABC transporter permease LptG → MRTIRRLIYREVIAAVLFVTIGFLALFFFFDFVDELPNVGKGANAYRLTQALTYVSFRIPSHLYELLPIAVLIGTIFVMARLAQSSEYTILRTSGLGPWRALRTLLALGLIFTLLTFAMGDYLAPAADRTAQLLKARLEGRISIGQTGAWLKEKQAQHAYNVNVHALTPDGNMQHVRIFESDERGFLVSVTRSSRARFTDSGSWILENAERTDFSTHGPDGPKVERVQIPNYRWPTEITAEMVSVALLKPDRMSTIDLFQYISHLKANGQVSQRYEIEAWRKVFYPLSCMVMVVLALPFAYLHFRSGGITSYVFGGVLIGISFFLLNNVFGYIGNLRTWWPWLTAASPGLIYSVLSLGAFGWLVLRR, encoded by the coding sequence GTGAGGACCATCCGCCGCCTGATCTACAGGGAAGTCATCGCCGCGGTCCTGTTCGTGACCATCGGCTTTCTCGCCCTCTTCTTTTTCTTCGATTTCGTCGACGAGCTTCCCAACGTCGGCAAGGGGGCAAACGCCTACCGGCTCACCCAGGCCCTGACCTACGTCTCCTTCAGGATTCCGAGCCACCTGTACGAACTGCTGCCGATCGCGGTGCTGATCGGCACCATTTTTGTCATGGCGCGGCTGGCCCAGAGTTCCGAATACACCATTCTTCGCACCAGCGGGTTGGGGCCCTGGCGCGCGCTGCGGACCCTGCTGGCGCTGGGCCTGATCTTCACGCTGCTCACGTTCGCGATGGGCGACTATCTCGCCCCGGCGGCGGACCGGACGGCGCAGTTGCTCAAGGCGCGGCTGGAAGGCCGCATCAGCATCGGCCAGACCGGGGCCTGGCTCAAGGAGAAGCAGGCCCAGCACGCCTACAACGTCAACGTCCATGCGCTGACCCCGGACGGCAACATGCAGCATGTGCGCATCTTCGAATCCGACGAGCGCGGTTTCCTGGTGTCCGTCACCCGTTCGTCGCGCGCCCGCTTCACCGACTCGGGGTCATGGATTCTGGAAAACGCCGAGCGCACCGATTTCAGCACGCATGGGCCAGACGGCCCCAAGGTGGAACGGGTGCAGATTCCCAACTACCGCTGGCCGACCGAGATCACGGCGGAGATGGTGTCCGTCGCGCTGCTCAAGCCCGACCGCATGAGCACGATCGACCTGTTCCAGTACATCAGCCACCTGAAGGCCAACGGCCAGGTCTCGCAGCGCTACGAGATCGAGGCTTGGCGCAAGGTCTTCTATCCGCTCAGCTGCATGGTGATGGTGGTGCTGGCCCTGCCTTTCGCCTACCTCCATTTCCGCTCGGGCGGCATCACCAGCTACGTGTTCGGCGGCGTGCTGATCGGCATCAGCTTCTTCCTGCTGAACAACGTGTTCGGCTACATCGGCAACCTGCGCACCTGGTGGCCTTGGCTGACGGCGGCCTCGCCGGGGCTGATCTATAGCGTGCTGTCGCTGGGTGCTTTCGGCTGGCTGGTGCTCCGGCGATGA
- a CDS encoding (2Fe-2S)-binding protein, protein MDRRSFIETCTAGAACLSATAAMPVFAADARPHEYPRALLVDERGEPVRASSLQALTNYVFHYPFVATPVFLLDLGKPALPRSLSTSKHEAYAWPGGVGARRSVVAFSAICAHKLVYPTKDVSFISFRKNRAQRGVQDQLIHCCADHSQYDPARGAQVLSGPAPQPLCAVLLAHDAKADSLTAYATLGGEMFDEFFRKYEMKLSLDVGPSARHAVSGQTRVFELSQFCRNEIQC, encoded by the coding sequence ATGGACCGGCGCAGTTTCATCGAGACCTGCACCGCGGGCGCCGCCTGCCTCTCGGCCACGGCCGCCATGCCGGTGTTCGCCGCCGACGCCCGGCCGCACGAGTACCCGCGGGCGCTGCTGGTGGACGAGCGCGGTGAACCGGTGCGCGCCAGCAGCCTGCAGGCACTGACGAACTACGTCTTCCACTACCCTTTCGTGGCGACCCCGGTGTTCCTTCTCGACCTGGGCAAGCCCGCCTTGCCCAGGTCCCTCAGCACCAGCAAACACGAGGCCTATGCCTGGCCCGGCGGCGTCGGGGCGCGGCGCAGCGTCGTCGCCTTCAGCGCCATCTGCGCCCACAAACTGGTGTATCCGACCAAGGACGTGAGCTTCATCAGTTTCCGCAAGAACCGGGCGCAACGCGGGGTGCAGGATCAACTGATCCACTGCTGCGCCGATCACAGCCAATATGACCCAGCGCGAGGAGCCCAGGTGCTATCGGGCCCGGCGCCGCAGCCGCTGTGCGCCGTGCTGCTGGCACACGATGCCAAGGCCGACAGCCTGACCGCCTACGCCACACTCGGCGGCGAGATGTTCGACGAGTTCTTCCGCAAGTACGAAATGAAGTTGAGCCTGGACGTCGGCCCTTCCGCGCGCCACGCCGTGAGCGGCCAGACCCGGGTCTTCGAGCTGAGCCAGTTCTGCCGCAACGAGATCCAGTGCTAG
- a CDS encoding CysB family HTH-type transcriptional regulator → MNLHQFRFVQEAVRRNLNLTEAAKSLHTSQPGVSKAIIELEEELGVEIFARHGKRLKRVTEPGQHVIKSIELIMREVGNLKRIGEQFSAQDSGTLSIATTHTQARYVLPVPVARLREAYPKVNVTLHQGSPDQVARMVIDEVAEIGIATESLSDYRELVTLPCYEWQHVLVLPQAHPLARKERVSLEDLAAEPIITYHPSFTGRTRIDHAFTQKKLQPRIALEAIDSDVIKTYVRLGLGIGIVAEMSVRDEAGNGNADLAVRPLGALFGQNVARVAFKRGAYLRNFVFRFAELLSDRLDRNLIAKAMSGHPNDYEL, encoded by the coding sequence ATGAACCTTCACCAGTTCCGATTCGTGCAGGAAGCCGTTCGCCGCAACCTCAACCTGACCGAAGCCGCCAAGTCGCTGCACACGTCGCAGCCGGGCGTGTCCAAGGCCATCATCGAACTCGAAGAGGAATTGGGCGTCGAGATCTTCGCCCGCCATGGCAAGCGGCTGAAGCGGGTCACCGAGCCGGGGCAGCACGTGATCAAGAGCATCGAGCTGATCATGCGCGAGGTGGGCAACCTCAAGCGCATCGGGGAGCAGTTCAGCGCCCAGGACAGCGGAACCCTGTCGATCGCGACCACGCATACGCAAGCGCGCTACGTGCTGCCGGTGCCCGTCGCGCGGCTGCGCGAGGCCTATCCGAAGGTCAACGTGACCCTGCATCAGGGCTCGCCGGACCAGGTGGCGCGCATGGTGATCGACGAAGTGGCGGAGATCGGCATCGCCACCGAGTCGCTGTCGGACTATCGCGAACTCGTCACCCTGCCCTGCTACGAGTGGCAGCACGTGCTGGTGCTGCCGCAGGCGCACCCGTTGGCCCGGAAGGAGCGCGTCTCGCTGGAAGACCTGGCCGCCGAGCCCATCATCACCTACCACCCCTCGTTCACCGGCCGCACGCGCATCGACCACGCGTTCACCCAGAAGAAGCTGCAGCCCCGCATCGCGCTGGAGGCCATCGACTCGGACGTCATCAAGACCTATGTGCGCCTGGGCCTGGGCATCGGCATCGTGGCCGAGATGTCGGTGCGCGACGAGGCGGGCAACGGCAACGCCGACCTGGCCGTCCGGCCCCTGGGCGCCCTCTTCGGCCAGAACGTGGCCCGGGTGGCGTTCAAGCGCGGCGCCTACCTGCGCAATTTCGTCTTCCGTTTCGCCGAACTGCTGTCCGATCGACTCGATCGCAACCTGATCGCCAAGGCCATGAGCGGCCACCCCAACGACTATGAGCTCTGA
- a CDS encoding sirohydrochlorin chelatase: MKGVILLGHGSRDPLWRLPIEAVARRIEGRAPALLVRCAYLDLDSPDLAAAAADLVAAGARSVTVVPMFLGTGRHVRDDLPALTDGVRASHPGVDIELRPPVGEDSRVLDLLAALASE, encoded by the coding sequence ATGAAGGGCGTCATCCTGCTCGGGCACGGTTCGCGCGACCCGCTCTGGCGCCTGCCCATCGAAGCCGTGGCGCGGCGCATCGAAGGCCGCGCGCCAGCCCTGCTGGTGCGCTGTGCCTACCTGGATTTGGACAGCCCCGACCTGGCAGCCGCGGCCGCTGACTTGGTCGCGGCCGGCGCGCGCTCCGTCACGGTGGTGCCGATGTTCCTGGGCACCGGGCGGCATGTGCGCGACGACCTGCCGGCGCTGACCGATGGCGTCCGGGCCAGCCACCCGGGGGTGGACATCGAGCTTCGGCCGCCGGTCGGTGAGGACTCCCGGGTGCTGGACCTGCTGGCGGCGCTCGCGTCCGAATAA
- a CDS encoding pyridoxal phosphate-dependent aminotransferase encodes MSSDPVLARTPALETKLPAVGTTIFTVMSALAAEKGAVNLGQGFPDFDCDPRLVQAVAGAMSQGLNQYPPMAGVPQLRAAVAAKIETMYGRAYDAANEITITAGATQAIITAILAVVRPGDEVIVLDPCYDSYVPNIDLAGGKAVRVPLVPGSFRPDFGKIAAAINSRTRAIIVNSPHNPSATVWTDAEMRQLQELLAPTDVLVISDEVYEHMVFDGQAHQSVARFPGLAARAFIVSSFGKTYHVTGWKVGYVAAPAPLTAEFRKVHQFNVFTVNTPVQHGLAAYMADPRPYLELPAFYQRKRDLFRAGLARTRLRLLPSEGSYFQCVDISDVSDLSEADFCEWVTREIGVAAIPLSAFYGDGFDQRVVRFCFAKKDETLNEALGRLAKL; translated from the coding sequence ATGAGCTCTGATCCGGTCCTTGCCAGGACACCTGCGCTGGAAACCAAGCTGCCTGCGGTGGGCACGACGATCTTCACCGTGATGTCCGCGCTCGCGGCCGAAAAAGGCGCGGTGAACCTGGGCCAGGGCTTTCCCGATTTCGATTGCGATCCCCGCCTGGTGCAAGCCGTGGCCGGCGCCATGTCGCAGGGCTTGAACCAGTACCCGCCAATGGCCGGCGTGCCGCAGCTGCGCGCGGCCGTGGCGGCCAAGATCGAGACGATGTACGGCCGGGCCTACGACGCGGCCAACGAGATCACCATCACGGCCGGCGCGACGCAGGCCATCATCACCGCCATCCTGGCCGTGGTGCGGCCGGGTGACGAGGTCATCGTGCTGGACCCCTGCTACGACAGCTATGTGCCCAACATCGACCTGGCCGGCGGCAAGGCGGTGCGGGTGCCGCTGGTGCCCGGCAGCTTCCGCCCCGACTTCGGCAAGATCGCGGCGGCCATCAACAGCCGCACCCGCGCCATCATTGTCAACAGCCCGCACAACCCCAGCGCCACCGTGTGGACCGATGCCGAGATGCGCCAGCTCCAGGAGCTGCTGGCCCCCACCGACGTGCTGGTGATCAGCGACGAGGTGTACGAGCACATGGTCTTCGACGGGCAGGCCCACCAGAGCGTGGCGCGCTTCCCGGGCCTGGCCGCCCGCGCCTTCATCGTCTCGAGCTTCGGCAAGACCTACCACGTGACCGGCTGGAAGGTCGGCTACGTGGCGGCACCCGCGCCCCTGACGGCGGAATTCCGCAAGGTGCACCAGTTCAACGTGTTCACCGTCAACACGCCGGTGCAGCACGGCCTGGCGGCCTACATGGCCGATCCACGCCCTTACCTGGAGCTGCCGGCGTTCTACCAGCGCAAGCGCGACCTGTTCCGCGCGGGCCTGGCGCGCACGCGCCTGCGCCTCCTGCCGAGCGAAGGCAGCTACTTCCAGTGCGTGGACATCTCCGATGTGAGCGACCTGTCCGAGGCCGACTTCTGCGAGTGGGTCACCCGCGAGATCGGCGTGGCCGCCATTCCCCTGTCGGCCTTCTATGGCGACGGCTTCGACCAGCGGGTGGTGCGCTTCTGTTTTGCCAAGAAGGACGAGACGCTGAACGAGGCGCTCGGACGACTGGCGAAGCTCTAG